The DNA window CCGCTCAGCGGAGAGCGGATGGTGGTCTTGGAGAATTCGTCCTGCTGACGTTCCAAATTGGCCTTGCTCTGGCGGACCCGTTTGAGGGCATTCTGGTAGCGGACTCTCTCTTGTTCCAGTGCCAGCTTGCTGACATTGAGCTGGGCCTTTGCCTGACCCAGCGAGAGTTCAGCCGAAGTAAGGGCCGTCTCGGCGTTGACCAGCTCGTTCTTGGCCTGGTCGTAGATCTCGCGCGAAATCAGCCTGTCCTCGTGCATCTGCTGCTTGCGCTGAAAAGCCCTCTGAGCGATATCGTAGGCCTGACGAGCCCTCTCCGCCTCAGCTTCGGCCTTGCGGACGCCGGCTTCGTCGCGTTCCACCATGCTTTCCTGGACGCGCACCTGAGCCTGCTGATTCTCGGAGTCGGCCTCGGCTATCTCATAGCTGGCCTGCTCGGCCACGGTAGCCAGTTCCAACTGCTTGGGATTGATTTTGAGCAGCAGGTCGCCCTTGGCCACCCGGTCTCCTTCTCTGACGTAGAGCGCCGTGATAATGCCGGTGATCTCGGATTGCAGTTCGACGTACTCTTTAGGGCGAATCTCTCCGGTGGCCGTTACCTTGGCGACCAGCTCTTCGCTCCGCTCCACAACTTCGCTCTCGACCCGAACGCCTTCTCCGCGGTCCGCCGTGAGGTAATAGATGATGCCCGCAGCCCAAACCAGGGCCACGACGGCCACCAACAAGAAGATCAGTTTCTTCATCTAACTTCCCTGTCCTATTTTCATGGCCGCGGTCCCGGTCCTCCTCCCGGCCTGATAGTCCCAGTCATTGTGACGCCAGCCAGGCCCCGCGGCAACCACTCGATTCAAAATACCTTAACTCTAATCACATCCCTACGTACCGGACGCGCCTTCCATTCGCTTCCCGTTTGCAAGAGTTGCTATGCTTGCCTCATGCTGTTGTCCTTCCCAGAAGCGCTCGACCGACTGCTGGCAGCCGTACCGTCACCGAAGGCGGCCCGGATGGACCTGACGGATGTCTGCGGAAGAGCCTTGGCTGAGGACATCCGCGCCGACCACGACGTGCCTCCCTTCGACAAATCGTTCATGGACGGCTATGCCCTGCGCAGCGCCGATCTCGACTCGCTGCCGCGCCGTTTGCAGGTGATCGGAACCAGGGCAGCCGGCAAGGTGGAGAAAGAACTCGAAATCGAATCGGGGCAAGCCGTCCAGATCATGACCGGCGCCCCTTTGGTGAAAGGAGCCGACGCCGTCCAAATGGTCGAAAAGACGCGCCGCATCTCGTCTTCAGAGGTGGAGATCGAAGAAGCGGTAGCGGCAGGGCTCAACGTAGGACCGCAGGGAAGCGAAGTGCGCCGGGGCCAAGTGGTCCTCAAAGCCGGGAGGCGCCTGGGGCCAGCCGAAATCGCCGTCTTGGCGACCTTCGGGGTCAGCCGGCCCAGCGTTTACCGTCCGCCGGAAGTCGCCATCTTCACCACCGGAGACGAGCTGGTGCCAGTCGAGTCGCGGCTTGAGCCGGGACAGATCCGCAACTCCAACCTCTGGATGCTGGCGGCGCAGTGCGCCCGCATGGGATTGCAGCCTTCCTTGCAAGAGGTGGTCGGGGATACTCCAGCAGAAGTGGAGGCGGCCTTCCATCGGGCCCTCGACTTTGACGTCGCCATCTTCTCGGGAGGGGTCTCCGCCGGGGAATTCGACTTTGTCCACCAGGTGTTGGGCCAAACGGGCATGGAAGTGCTCTTTCACAAGGTCGCCATCAAGCCCGGCAAACCCTTCCTGGCAGCTCGCCATCCCCGCGGCAATATGATTTTCGGTCTGCCCGGCAATCCGGTGTCGGCCTTCGTCACCTTCGAGGTCTTAGTCCGCCCGGCCCTGGCCAGGTGGATGGGGCTGGCGTCAGCCCAACTGCCGGCAATCCGGGGCAGGTTGACCGAGGAGGTTGCCCAAGCTCCCGGTCGTCTCTTCTTCAAGCCCGCCCGAACCCGCCGGCAGGACGGAAAATGGATGATCGAGCCCATCGAGACGCGCGGTTCGGCTGACATCACCGCCTTTTCCTGCGCCGACTCGCTGCTCTTGATTCCGCCCGCCACCGAGCACATCCCCGAACACGGGCAGGCTGAAGTTTGGCTGCTTCCCGACCACGCGGGGAATTGAGGTGATCGCATGAGTTCGTTCAGCCACATCGATGAGGAAGGCCGGGCCCGCATGGTCGACATCAGCCGCAAGCCACGCATGGCTCGGACGGCGGTAGCCGAGGGGTTCCTGCATATCCAGCCGGAAACCGCAGAGCAGATTCGTAGCCGCCGGCTGCCCAAGGGCGATCCCTTCGAAGTGGCCCGCATCGCCGGCATCCAGGCCGCCAAGAGGACCAGCAGCCTGATACCGCTCTGCCATGACCTCCATCTCGATTTTGCCGACGTCGAGATCGAGTTGCTGGAACGGTCCTGGAAGATCCGCTCCACCGTTTCCTGCCGACGTGGGACTGGCGTGGAAATGGAGGCCTTGACCGCCGTGACCGTGGCAGCGCTGACCCTCTACGACATGTGCAAAGCCGTGGACAAGGATATGCGCATCGGGGAGATACGCCTCATCGAGAAGCGGAAGGAACCGTTGAAGGACGAGGCCGGCTCTTGACCCACTTCCACAGATCAAAAACCAGCAACGTGTAAAAGGGGAAGTACTCCAGCCACAGAACCCAAGCCCGCTCTTCCACCTGAGGATAGGCAAACCAGTATCCGCTGTAGCTCAAGAAGGACGCCGCCCCGAGCCACAGCCCAGCCCAGTAGCGCAGACCGATCAGCGGATAAAGCGCGATGGCCCAGGTGGTATACCAGGGGTGAACGGTGTAGGAGCAGGCGTAGAAGAACATGAGCAGGAAGTAGAGGGCGGAAGCCGTTTGCACTGTTCCGGCTCGGCTGCCGTCCCCTCGCCTGGCAAGGAAGAAGGCATAGGCCAGCAGGACCGCCCAGGCGAGAGCGAAGATCCTCCCGGCCATAGCCAGGACCTCCGGCCGGCGCGCTTCGTAAATCAAGAAGAAGGGGGAGTTGAAGCGCCACTTCTGGTGATAGGTGCGGGACACTTCCAGAAAAGCGCCCCACGACTCGGCCAGATCTCCCTGCCAGGCGAAGTAGAGACCCGCCGGAAGCGCGAAACCGCCGGCCAGCCAAAGCAAAGAACGGATGGAGGCTCTCCAGCCCTTCATTCTCAGCCAGAAGAAGGGCGCCGTCATCAGCGGCATCAGCTTGGTCAGCGAAGCCATCCCCAAGAGCAAGGGGGAAAGGGCGGCCCGCCATCCCCCTCGGTCGGGGGCCGCAGCCGGCAGCCACAGGATTGCGCCTACCCACATCGCGGCCGTCACCAGATCGAGGTGGCCCGAGGAATAGAATTCCAGCAGCACCAGCGGATTGAGCAGCCAAAGCGCCCAGTCCTGGGCCCGCCTGAAACCGGCTTTCCACCACAGTGCCGCCATCATTGCCTCGAAGAGCAAGAGGAGACACTTCCATCCGATCACAGAGGGTCCCCACAAGAGGTGGTTGAGGAGAAAGAGGAACTGGGCCACCGGGGGGTAGATGGAGGTGCGGTCGGTATGGGCCATGCGCTGGTAGAGATCGGGATAGCGGGATTGGAAATCGAGGCGCTCTTGAGGCGCCCGCAGATAGGGATTCTCGCCGTGAGCGGTCAAGGCTCCGTCCCACAGGTAGCGGTAGACGTCCTCTGAGAGGCCGGGAGAGGCGGGGATCCAGAGCGCGCGCAGCAGCAGCGCCGTGACCAGCAGCCAAGGCAGAGTCAGCCGTCCGCGGCGCAACAGCAGCCAGGCTGCCGCGGCCAGCAGGTAAAAGACTGCCAGGCCGCCCAGGAACCAGGGAAGCTGCGGCCGGAAGGGCCACAGCGTCATCAGTCCCGCCTGCAGCGCCATCAGCGCCAGCGTCAACACCACCCCAAGCATCGCCTTGATTGTAAGCCACCCGCCATTTGCCGTCTGGACCATGGCGGGCACACCCTCCGCTTCTCCCCGATGAGGGCGGGCCCTTGCTATACTGGAAAGCGTGAAACGCCTACATTTCTTTTTGGCCGCGGTCCTCTGGATGGGTTCTTTTCCGCTGGCCCAGGATGAACCCGAGCAGCAGACCCAGGAGCCGATTCCCGCGGACCAGGGATTCCGCATCGACGTACGGGTGGACCAAGTCTTTCTGGCCGTCAGCGCCCGTGCCCACGGAGGAGGCTTCGTCGACGACCTGACGGCTGAGGATGTGAGGATTTACGAAGACGGGGTCGAGCAGGAGATCCGCAACTTCGCCCAAGAACTCGCGCCGGCCCACGTGGCGTTGCTGATCGATGCCAGCGGCTCAACCCGCTTCAGCCAGAGTTCCATCCAGCGCGCGGCCTACAATTTCGCTTCCAAGCTGGGCGAAGAGGACCGTGTGGCGATCATCACTTTCAGCTCTCAGGTCAAGCTGATCCAAAACTGGACGAATGATCTCGAGGAGTTGGACTATAGCCTGAAATCGATTTGGCCCAAAGGGCTGACCTTGCTTCACGACGCCATCTATCTGACTTTCGATGACCTCTTTAAAGACGTGGAGGGCAAGAAGGCCATCATCCTCCTGACCGATGGAGTCGACAGCAACAGCTACTACCGTCAGGAAGAGGTGCTGCGACTGGCCCAGTCTTCGGAGGCCTCTGTTTACGTCGTTTCGCTCCTGGATGAATACCGGCAACAGGCCATCGGGGCCCGGGCGCAGGCGCTGGCCCAGCATCGCACGGTGCCGCTCGAATTTACCGATGCCTACATCCGAAAGTCAGAAGCCTTCCTGCGCAAGCTGGCCCATGACACCGGCGCCCGCATGTTCAGCGCGGCCGCCGCCACCTACCTGAGCGAAATCTACGAAGAGGTGGCGGAGGAGATCAAGAACCTCTACTTCATTTCCTACATCCCCAGCAACAGCGCCAAAGACGGGACCTGGCGGCGCATTGAAATCGAGTCTCCGACCAAACCTGGAGTGACTCTGCGCACCCGCCCGGGGTATTATGCGGATCCGCCGGAAGTAACCACCGGGAGCCGCTGAGAACGCGCCTTGCGGCGCTTTCGTCGAGACACGCGGGCGTCCCCGGACAAGCCTCGATTTTGAGGTTGACAGCACTCCGTTCCATTGTTACATTAGGCAACTAGGACCAATTGGGTCCTATTTTTTAGGCGCTCTAATAGGACCGGAACAGTACGATTTCGCGTCCGCATTCCGGAGCAGAAGAATCGATGTTGAAGGTAAGCAAGCAGACCGATTACGGCATTCTCCTTTTGACGGCCATTGTCAACGCCGATGACGAGGGGACCTTGAGCGCGAGGGAATTGTCGGAGATGACCCATCTTCCTTTGCCGATGGTGGGCAAGATCCTCAAAGTCCTGACGCGCGAGGAGGTGCTGGTTTCCCAACGGGGAGCCAAGGGGGGCTACAGCCTGGCGCGGCCGGCTGACGAGATCACCCTCATCGACTTGGTGCGGGCCATTGAAGGACCTGTGGCCATCACCGAATGCATCGAAACCCCCGGGGAGTGCCGTCACGAGAACAATTGCCCGGTTCAAGTCAATTGGCTGAATATCAACAGGCTTATTCGCCAAGCCTTGAAGGGCATTACCTTGCTGGACATGACCCGTCCGCAGCAATTGCACCAGATAGCGGACCGACCGGTCCAGCTCTCGTCATAGATTTTGCAGAAACGAAAAGAGTAGAGATAAGGAGACACGATGTCTACAGAAACGGAAGAACTTCAAAGACTAGCGGATAGAGAGTACAAGTACGGGTTCTACACCGACATCGAAGCCGATCAGGTAGAGCCCGGGTTGAACGAAGACGTGGTTCGGCTCATTTCAGCCAAGAAGAAGGAGCCGGAATGGATGCTGAAGTGGCGCCTCAAAGCTCTCAAGCACTTTGAAAAGAGCGAATTCAAGGAGCCCCGCTGGGCCAATTTGAAGTTCCCTCCCATCGACTATCAGGCCATCTCTTACTATTCGGCTCCCAAGGGCAAGGATGATGCGCCCAAGAGCCTGGACGAGGTCGATCCCAAACTGCTGGAAACCTACAACAAGCTGGGGATTCCTCTGCAGGAGCAAGAGCAGTTGGCCGGAGTGGCCGTGGATGCGGTATTCGACAGCGTCTCCGTGGCCACTACCTTCAAAGAGAAGCTCAAGGACATGGGCATCATCTTCTGCTCTTTCAGCGAGGCGGTTCGAGAGCATCCCGACCTGGTCAAGAAATATCTGGGTTCGGTGGTGCCCATCACGGACAACTTCTTCGCCACCCTGAATTCGGCCGTATTCTCCGACGGGTCCTTCGTCTACGTCCCCAAGGGTGTTCGCTGCCCCATGGAATTGTCGACCTACTTCCGCATCAACGCCATGAACACGGGCCAGTTCGAGCGCACTCTGATCGTGGCCGACGAGGGGGCCTACGTCAGCTACCTTGAAGGCTGCACGGCGCCCATGCGGGACGAGAATCAGCTTCACGCC is part of the Acidobacteriota bacterium genome and encodes:
- the sufB gene encoding Fe-S cluster assembly protein SufB → MSTETEELQRLADREYKYGFYTDIEADQVEPGLNEDVVRLISAKKKEPEWMLKWRLKALKHFEKSEFKEPRWANLKFPPIDYQAISYYSAPKGKDDAPKSLDEVDPKLLETYNKLGIPLQEQEQLAGVAVDAVFDSVSVATTFKEKLKDMGIIFCSFSEAVREHPDLVKKYLGSVVPITDNFFATLNSAVFSDGSFVYVPKGVRCPMELSTYFRINAMNTGQFERTLIVADEGAYVSYLEGCTAPMRDENQLHAAVVELVALDDAEIKYSTIQNWYPGDENGRGGIYNFVTKRGKCAGRNSKISWTQVETGSAITWKYPSCILQGDNSIGEFYSVALTKGYQQADTGTKMIHIGKNTKSTVVSKGISAGFGQNTYRGLVKINKGSSHARNYTQCDSMLLGDQCGAHTFPYIEIKNSTAHMEHEATTSKIGEDQIFYCQQRGLSEEEAVYLIVNGFCKEVFRELPMEFAVEAQKLLNVSLEGSVG
- a CDS encoding SUF system Fe-S cluster assembly regulator, producing the protein MLKVSKQTDYGILLLTAIVNADDEGTLSARELSEMTHLPLPMVGKILKVLTREEVLVSQRGAKGGYSLARPADEITLIDLVRAIEGPVAITECIETPGECRHENNCPVQVNWLNINRLIRQALKGITLLDMTRPQQLHQIADRPVQLSS
- a CDS encoding glycosyltransferase 87 family protein, coding for MLGVVLTLALMALQAGLMTLWPFRPQLPWFLGGLAVFYLLAAAAWLLLRRGRLTLPWLLVTALLLRALWIPASPGLSEDVYRYLWDGALTAHGENPYLRAPQERLDFQSRYPDLYQRMAHTDRTSIYPPVAQFLFLLNHLLWGPSVIGWKCLLLLFEAMMAALWWKAGFRRAQDWALWLLNPLVLLEFYSSGHLDLVTAAMWVGAILWLPAAAPDRGGWRAALSPLLLGMASLTKLMPLMTAPFFWLRMKGWRASIRSLLWLAGGFALPAGLYFAWQGDLAESWGAFLEVSRTYHQKWRFNSPFFLIYEARRPEVLAMAGRIFALAWAVLLAYAFFLARRGDGSRAGTVQTASALYFLLMFFYACSYTVHPWYTTWAIALYPLIGLRYWAGLWLGAASFLSYSGYWFAYPQVEERAWVLWLEYFPFYTLLVFDLWKWVKSRPRPSTVPSASR
- the moaC gene encoding cyclic pyranopterin monophosphate synthase MoaC; amino-acid sequence: MSSFSHIDEEGRARMVDISRKPRMARTAVAEGFLHIQPETAEQIRSRRLPKGDPFEVARIAGIQAAKRTSSLIPLCHDLHLDFADVEIELLERSWKIRSTVSCRRGTGVEMEALTAVTVAALTLYDMCKAVDKDMRIGEIRLIEKRKEPLKDEAGS
- the glp gene encoding gephyrin-like molybdotransferase Glp, translating into MLLSFPEALDRLLAAVPSPKAARMDLTDVCGRALAEDIRADHDVPPFDKSFMDGYALRSADLDSLPRRLQVIGTRAAGKVEKELEIESGQAVQIMTGAPLVKGADAVQMVEKTRRISSSEVEIEEAVAAGLNVGPQGSEVRRGQVVLKAGRRLGPAEIAVLATFGVSRPSVYRPPEVAIFTTGDELVPVESRLEPGQIRNSNLWMLAAQCARMGLQPSLQEVVGDTPAEVEAAFHRALDFDVAIFSGGVSAGEFDFVHQVLGQTGMEVLFHKVAIKPGKPFLAARHPRGNMIFGLPGNPVSAFVTFEVLVRPALARWMGLASAQLPAIRGRLTEEVAQAPGRLFFKPARTRRQDGKWMIEPIETRGSADITAFSCADSLLLIPPATEHIPEHGQAEVWLLPDHAGN
- a CDS encoding VWA domain-containing protein, whose protein sequence is MKRLHFFLAAVLWMGSFPLAQDEPEQQTQEPIPADQGFRIDVRVDQVFLAVSARAHGGGFVDDLTAEDVRIYEDGVEQEIRNFAQELAPAHVALLIDASGSTRFSQSSIQRAAYNFASKLGEEDRVAIITFSSQVKLIQNWTNDLEELDYSLKSIWPKGLTLLHDAIYLTFDDLFKDVEGKKAIILLTDGVDSNSYYRQEEVLRLAQSSEASVYVVSLLDEYRQQAIGARAQALAQHRTVPLEFTDAYIRKSEAFLRKLAHDTGARMFSAAAATYLSEIYEEVAEEIKNLYFISYIPSNSAKDGTWRRIEIESPTKPGVTLRTRPGYYADPPEVTTGSR
- a CDS encoding efflux RND transporter periplasmic adaptor subunit, translating into MKKLIFLLVAVVALVWAAGIIYYLTADRGEGVRVESEVVERSEELVAKVTATGEIRPKEYVELQSEITGIITALYVREGDRVAKGDLLLKINPKQLELATVAEQASYEIAEADSENQQAQVRVQESMVERDEAGVRKAEAEAERARQAYDIAQRAFQRKQQMHEDRLISREIYDQAKNELVNAETALTSAELSLGQAKAQLNVSKLALEQERVRYQNALKRVRQSKANLERQQDEFSKTTIRSPLSGVITQMNVEIGERAVPGTLNNPAATLMVIADLSVIEAEVEVDETDIVNVELGQTAEVLVDALPDAPLEGRVTEVGSSAIQSGGQEAKDFRVIVQLTDPPASLRPGLSCTAEITTAVRRDVLTIPIQALTLREIENKDEASGSDGDADISLAGSTSASKSNKSEKKKIDREGVFRIEENKAVFVPVATGITGEIRIEVLSGLQEGDRIVTGSYRALRNLESGDPVRIEDDDESEE